The Curtobacterium herbarum genome contains the following window.
ACGACCTTGCCCCGGTTGTGCGTCGCCAGCACGACGGTGCGCGCGGTGCCCCCGTCAAGAGCAGCCCCGTCCCCGGCCGCCCCGCCGCCGGCCGCCCCGCCCGCGCCGCTCACGCGAGCCCCAGCGCCGAACGCTGCACCGCGGCGAGCGACGCGTTGCCGGCGAGCCCGAGGTCGAGCAGCGCGTTCAGCTCGTCGCGGTCGAACGGAGCGTGCTCGGCCGTGCCCTGGACCTCGATGAACGCGCCGGACCCGGTGGTGACGATGTTCATGTCCGTGTCGGCGCGGCTGTCCTCTTCGTAGGCCAGGTCGAGCATCGGCACACCGCCGACGATGCCGACCGAGATCGCCTGCACGCTGTCGGTCAGGGGCGTCGCCTTCTTGCCGATGAAGCCGCGCTCACGGCCCCACTCGATCGCGTCGGCCATCGCCACGTAGGCGCCGGTGATCGAGGCGGTGCGGGTGCCCCCGTCGGCCTGCAGCACGTCGCAGTCGAGCACGAGCGTGTTCTCGCCCAGGCCCTTCATGTCGACGACGGCGCGGAGCGAACGGCCGATGAGCCGCGAGATCTCGTGCGTCCGGCCGCCGACCTTGCCCTTGATGGACTCACGCTGCATGCGCTCGTTGGTCGACCGCGGCAGCATCGAGTACTCGGCGGTGACCCAGCCGGTCCCCTTGCCGGCCATCCAACGCGGGACGCCGTTGGTGAACGAGGCGGTGCAGAGCACCTTCGTGTTGCCGAACGAGATGAGCGCGCTGCCCTCGGCCTGGGTGCTCCAGCCGCGTTCGATGGTGACGGGTCGGTGGTCGGTGGTGGTCCGGCCGTCGATGCGGACGGTGCCGTCGGTGGCGTTCATGGGTTCCTCTCGGTCCGGCCTGGAGGCACGGTGCGGTGTGTCGGGGCGGGTCACGTCGTGCGGCTGGTCGCCGCCACGTCGAGCCCGCGGGGCAGGCTGATACTGGCCTGTACCGGGATGCTGGCGGTCTCGAGGTGCCCGACGGTGGCGACCTCGGGTCCGAGGAAGCGTCGGGCCAGGCGGACGAAGCCGGCCTCGTCGGCACCGGTCGCCTCGAACGCGTAGCTCGGCGCTTCGGTGCCGGTGCGCTCGAGGCCGTGTTCGACGAGCCGGCGGTAGACGTCGTTCGCGGTCTCCTCGGCGCTCGACACCAGCGTGACGTCGGGCCCCATCACGTACTGGATCGCGGCCGACATCAGCGGGTAGTGCGTGCAGCCGAGGACGAGGGTGTCGACGCCGGCGGCCCGCACCGGTGCGAGGTACCCGGCGGCGACCTCGCGCAGTTCGGCGGACGAGGTGTCCCCGGCCTCGACGAACTCGACGAAGCGGGGGCACGCGGCGGTGGTGAGCACGACGTCGGCCGCGACCGCGAAGGCGTCCTCGTAGGCACGGGACGCGATGGTGCCGATCGTGCCGATGACACCGATCCGGCCGGTGCGGGTCTGCTTGACGGCGGCGCGGGCCGCGGGCTGGATGACCTCGACGACGGGGATGCCGTACGCCTGCTCGTACCGTTCGCGGGCGTCGCGGAGCACGGCGGAGCTCGCG
Protein-coding sequences here:
- the rph gene encoding ribonuclease PH; translated protein: MNATDGTVRIDGRTTTDHRPVTIERGWSTQAEGSALISFGNTKVLCTASFTNGVPRWMAGKGTGWVTAEYSMLPRSTNERMQRESIKGKVGGRTHEISRLIGRSLRAVVDMKGLGENTLVLDCDVLQADGGTRTASITGAYVAMADAIEWGRERGFIGKKATPLTDSVQAISVGIVGGVPMLDLAYEEDSRADTDMNIVTTGSGAFIEVQGTAEHAPFDRDELNALLDLGLAGNASLAAVQRSALGLA
- the murI gene encoding glutamate racemase, producing MTDAPIGVFDSGVGGLTVARAIIDQLPRESIRYVGDTVHSPYGPKPIADVRRYALEVMDDLVDQGVKALVIACNTASSAVLRDARERYEQAYGIPVVEVIQPAARAAVKQTRTGRIGVIGTIGTIASRAYEDAFAVAADVVLTTAACPRFVEFVEAGDTSSAELREVAAGYLAPVRAAGVDTLVLGCTHYPLMSAAIQYVMGPDVTLVSSAEETANDVYRRLVEHGLERTGTEAPSYAFEATGADEAGFVRLARRFLGPEVATVGHLETASIPVQASISLPRGLDVAATSRTT